One window of the Candidatus Jettenia sp. genome contains the following:
- the rplV gene encoding 50S ribosomal protein L22 has translation MEYKSSYKYARISPRKARYVIDLVRGKSVNDALRILRLTHKRASYMVDKVIRAAVAAANENIDVDVESLYVKQALVDAGPTRKWQRPRPRGMSARILKRTSHISVTLSEKTKNVDNQNR, from the coding sequence ATGGAATATAAATCTAGTTATAAATATGCGAGGATATCTCCAAGAAAAGCTCGATATGTGATAGATCTTGTCCGGGGCAAATCTGTTAATGATGCATTGAGAATTTTGAGGTTGACTCATAAGCGTGCATCTTACATGGTTGATAAGGTAATAAGGGCTGCAGTTGCCGCTGCAAATGAAAATATAGATGTAGACGTTGAATCATTATATGTAAAACAAGCCTTAGTGGATGCTGGGCCAACGAGAAAATGGCAACGCCCGAGACCTCGCGGTATGTCGGCGAGAATTTTAAAAAGGACAAGCCATATTTCCGTTACGTTATCTGAAAAGACAAAAAATGTTGATAATCAAAATAGGTGA
- the rplN gene encoding 50S ribosomal protein L14, whose protein sequence is MIMEQTKLEIADNSGAKKAKCIKVLGGTSRKYATVGDIIVAAVKKAIPDGVVKKGDVVKGVVVRTRKNIRRDDGSYLKFDKNAIVIIDNDGNPRGTRIFGAVARELRQKNFMKIISLAAEVV, encoded by the coding sequence ATGATAATGGAACAGACAAAATTAGAGATTGCAGATAACAGTGGAGCTAAGAAAGCTAAATGCATAAAAGTGTTAGGGGGAACAAGTAGAAAATACGCAACGGTTGGTGATATTATAGTTGCTGCTGTTAAAAAGGCAATACCTGATGGAGTTGTGAAAAAAGGGGATGTTGTAAAGGGAGTTGTTGTGCGTACAAGAAAAAATATACGGAGAGATGATGGTTCGTATTTGAAATTTGATAAGAATGCGATTGTTATTATAGATAATGATGGAAATCCGAGAGGAACACGTATATTCGGTGCTGTTGCTAGAGAATTAAGACAAAAGAATTTTATGAAAATTATATCACTAGCCGCTGAGGTAGTGTAA
- the rplE gene encoding 50S ribosomal protein L5 encodes MVRLLQKYQEEVVPQLINKFQYKNRFSVPKIQKIVINMGLGKAVDNKKIIEEAVKHLSLITGQKPLITKAKKAISGFKLREDQPIGCKVTLRRKMMFEFLDRLISIVLPRIKDFRGLPSKSFDGRGNYTLGLTELNVFPEINIDTIEFVQGMDVTLVITGNSNEQSYELLKLLGMPLRSE; translated from the coding sequence ATGGTGAGATTATTACAAAAATATCAAGAAGAAGTAGTACCACAATTAATTAATAAGTTTCAATATAAAAATAGATTTTCAGTGCCTAAGATACAGAAGATTGTTATTAATATGGGTCTGGGTAAAGCAGTCGATAATAAGAAAATTATTGAAGAAGCTGTAAAACACTTATCATTAATTACTGGTCAAAAACCACTTATTACAAAAGCGAAGAAGGCAATATCAGGTTTTAAACTTCGTGAGGATCAACCTATTGGATGCAAGGTAACTCTCCGTAGAAAGATGATGTTTGAGTTTTTGGACCGTCTAATTAGTATTGTGTTACCAAGAATAAAAGATTTTAGAGGTCTCCCTTCAAAATCATTCGATGGTAGAGGAAATTATACACTAGGTCTTACAGAGTTAAATGTGTTTCCTGAGATTAACATTGATACAATTGAATTTGTGCAAGGAATGGATGTTACTTTAGTTATTACCGGTAATTCCAATGAACAATCTTACGAATTATTAAAATTATTAGGTATGCCTTTAAGGTCAGAATAA
- the rpsQ gene encoding 30S ribosomal protein S17: protein MERDDKRGKRRKIIGTVVGDKMQKTIVVEVVNLLKHKKYGKYIKRASFYKTHDENNQAKIGDKVEIIETRPLSKTKTTKLVRIIAK, encoded by the coding sequence ATGGAGCGCGATGATAAAAGAGGTAAGAGAAGAAAAATAATAGGAACAGTAGTTGGGGATAAGATGCAGAAGACTATAGTAGTTGAAGTAGTGAATCTTCTAAAACACAAAAAATATGGTAAGTATATAAAAAGAGCCTCGTTCTATAAGACTCATGACGAAAATAATCAGGCAAAGATAGGTGATAAGGTAGAGATTATCGAAACAAGACCGTTGAGTAAAACAAAAACTACAAAATTAGTCAGGATTATAGCAAAATAA
- the rplX gene encoding 50S ribosomal protein L24, translated as MHVCKNDLVAVMSGNEAGKTGRIIKVLRDKKRVVIKGVNLVYKHTKPSQKNPQGGRIQKEASIAVSNVLPVCQNKSCGKNGKGVRAKKKISENRNKLRVCAYCGSEILSAE; from the coding sequence ATGCATGTTTGTAAGAATGATTTAGTTGCTGTTATGTCTGGTAATGAAGCCGGTAAAACTGGACGAATAATAAAAGTTTTACGGGATAAAAAACGGGTTGTAATAAAAGGGGTAAACTTGGTCTACAAACATACAAAGCCTAGCCAAAAGAACCCTCAAGGCGGTAGAATACAAAAAGAAGCTTCTATTGCTGTATCGAATGTATTACCTGTTTGTCAAAATAAAAGCTGCGGAAAAAATGGAAAAGGTGTACGGGCAAAGAAGAAGATCTCGGAGAATAGGAATAAGCTTCGTGTTTGTGCTTATTGCGGTTCTGAAATATTATCGGCTGAATGA
- a CDS encoding type Z 30S ribosomal protein S14 codes for MARKCLIEKSRKEPKYKTRRYNRCNLCGRRRAYYRKFQICRICFRNLASKGEIPGVKKASW; via the coding sequence ATGGCAAGGAAATGTTTGATTGAAAAATCGAGAAAAGAGCCTAAATATAAGACTAGAAGATATAATAGATGTAATTTATGCGGGCGAAGGAGAGCTTATTATCGTAAATTTCAAATCTGTAGAATTTGTTTTAGAAACTTGGCCTCCAAGGGCGAAATTCCTGGGGTAAAGAAGGCAAGTTGGTAA
- the rplP gene encoding 50S ribosomal protein L16, whose product MRLMPKRVKYRKSQRQKIKGNATRCNTVAFGEFGLQSLEPGWISAQQLEAGRVAASHSLPREGKLTIRVFPHKSVTSKPIETRMGKGKGEPELWVAVVKPGTILYELSGINEEIARQTFNRMAHKMPVKVRLVQRRKIV is encoded by the coding sequence ATGCGCCTGATGCCAAAGAGGGTGAAGTACAGGAAGTCGCAAAGGCAGAAAATTAAAGGAAATGCCACGAGATGTAACACTGTTGCTTTTGGTGAATTTGGTTTGCAGTCTTTAGAGCCAGGGTGGATTAGTGCTCAACAGCTTGAGGCTGGAAGGGTAGCTGCTTCACATTCGCTTCCTAGAGAAGGAAAGTTAACCATAAGGGTTTTTCCTCATAAATCTGTTACTTCCAAACCTATAGAGACCCGTATGGGTAAAGGTAAAGGAGAACCAGAATTATGGGTAGCCGTTGTTAAACCAGGGACTATTCTATACGAGCTTAGTGGTATAAATGAAGAAATAGCGAGGCAAACCTTTAATAGAATGGCTCATAAAATGCCAGTTAAAGTAAGGCTCGTGCAAAGGAGAAAAATAGTTTGA
- the rplF gene encoding 50S ribosomal protein L6, whose protein sequence is MSRIGKQPVKIPKEVKISVNDNTLNIEGPKGKLSQTFHDDITITYNQEAKQILVNRPSDEKRYKALHGLTRALIANMVTGVTVGYSKNLEIVGLGYTAKVQGKDLVLSLGYTHPIQLEIPKGLKVDIKNPTNPAKMTISGSDKQLVGQFSAVIRGMKPPEPYKGMGIKYEDEIIRRKAGKALTSGAA, encoded by the coding sequence ATGTCACGTATAGGAAAACAACCAGTAAAAATTCCAAAAGAGGTAAAAATATCAGTCAACGATAATACCCTTAATATTGAAGGACCAAAAGGGAAGCTAAGTCAAACTTTTCATGATGATATTACGATAACATATAATCAGGAAGCTAAGCAAATACTTGTAAATAGACCATCAGATGAAAAACGTTATAAAGCATTGCATGGTTTGACACGTGCACTTATTGCAAATATGGTTACAGGTGTTACTGTCGGTTATTCTAAAAATCTTGAGATCGTAGGGCTTGGATATACTGCTAAGGTGCAGGGTAAAGATCTTGTATTATCGCTTGGTTATACGCATCCTATCCAATTAGAAATACCAAAAGGATTAAAGGTAGATATTAAGAACCCGACAAATCCTGCTAAAATGACGATTTCAGGTTCTGATAAGCAATTAGTAGGGCAGTTTTCCGCTGTAATCAGAGGGATGAAACCACCCGAGCCATATAAAGGGATGGGTATTAAATATGAGGATGAAATTATTAGAAGAAAGGCTGGAAAAGCATTAACATCAGGCGCAGCCT
- the rpmC gene encoding 50S ribosomal protein L29 codes for MKASEIRSKSRQEILEEIDASRRELLNIKFQWQAGETRNPAQKMSVRKNIARLLTILREMDSHAHRHLDEKE; via the coding sequence TTGAAGGCTAGTGAAATTAGAAGTAAATCAAGACAGGAAATTTTGGAAGAAATTGATGCTAGCAGGCGTGAATTGTTGAATATTAAATTTCAATGGCAGGCAGGTGAGACGAGGAATCCGGCTCAAAAAATGAGTGTTAGGAAAAACATTGCAAGGTTGTTAACTATACTAAGAGAAATGGATTCACATGCACACAGGCATCTCGATGAAAAGGAGTAG
- the rpsH gene encoding 30S ribosomal protein S8 → MSMTDPISDMLTRIRNANKNRYETVDIPFSKIKLEILKVLKNEGFIKEFKEVPISSNKNMIRVYLKYGPLKQQLINKLERVSKSSRRAYIKVSNIGRIFDGIGTAVYSTSKGVLSDKDCKKLKVGGELLCVVY, encoded by the coding sequence ATGTCTATGACGGATCCGATTTCTGATATGCTTACTCGTATTAGAAATGCAAATAAGAATCGATATGAGACGGTTGATATACCATTTTCTAAGATAAAATTAGAAATATTAAAAGTATTAAAAAATGAAGGTTTCATCAAAGAGTTCAAAGAGGTTCCAATTAGTAGTAATAAAAATATGATTAGGGTGTATCTTAAGTATGGTCCACTAAAGCAACAACTTATCAATAAGCTTGAAAGAGTGAGTAAATCGAGTAGGCGAGCTTATATAAAAGTAAGCAATATTGGTAGGATATTTGATGGGATCGGAACGGCTGTATATTCTACATCAAAAGGAGTTCTTAGTGATAAAGATTGTAAAAAATTAAAAGTTGGTGGTGAACTTCTTTGTGTTGTATACTAA
- the rpsC gene encoding 30S ribosomal protein S3: MGQKVCPIGLRLGITQEWKSLWYADKKSFGALLVEDQKIRKAIKKNYSFAGIPIIDIERTRQDAKITLHTARPGLIIGRKGAEVDKLKDEIQKLINRDVVIKIKEINKPELYAQLVAENIAEQLVKRAAFRRTMKKAMEASFDAGAKGVKLQVSGRLGGAEIARTEKMTSGSIPLHTLRADVDYGFAEAKTTYGVIGVKVWIYKGLISSEKEKKYAPDAKEGEVQEVAKAEN; encoded by the coding sequence ATGGGTCAGAAGGTTTGTCCAATTGGCTTGAGATTAGGTATTACACAAGAGTGGAAATCTTTATGGTATGCCGATAAAAAATCGTTTGGTGCTTTGCTTGTCGAAGATCAAAAAATACGGAAGGCAATAAAGAAAAATTATAGTTTTGCCGGTATTCCAATTATAGATATTGAAAGAACTCGTCAAGATGCAAAAATAACGTTACATACGGCCCGTCCTGGATTAATTATTGGGAGGAAAGGTGCTGAGGTTGATAAGCTCAAAGACGAGATACAAAAACTTATAAACCGAGATGTTGTTATTAAAATAAAAGAAATTAATAAGCCTGAGTTGTATGCACAGCTTGTTGCTGAAAATATAGCTGAGCAGCTAGTGAAACGTGCAGCTTTTAGAAGAACTATGAAAAAAGCAATGGAAGCTTCTTTTGATGCAGGTGCGAAAGGTGTGAAACTCCAAGTATCTGGTAGATTGGGTGGTGCTGAGATTGCGAGGACTGAAAAGATGACATCTGGAAGTATACCTTTACATACGTTGAGGGCTGATGTTGATTATGGTTTTGCTGAAGCCAAGACAACATATGGTGTGATTGGAGTTAAGGTATGGATTTATAAAGGATTAATTAGTTCCGAGAAGGAGAAGAAATATGCGCCTGATGCCAAAGAGGGTGAAGTACAGGAAGTCGCAAAGGCAGAAAATTAA